The following coding sequences lie in one Mycobacterium gordonae genomic window:
- a CDS encoding glycosyltransferase family 4 protein: MIVTDAWFPQTNGVVNTISQTAAWLLRFGHDVRIVSPGEYRTLPCPTYPEIRLAVGARRALGQRFEDFQPEAVHIATEGPLGLGARRHCRRRGLRFTTSYHTQFPEYLASRAPIPLRASYAAQRWFHSGGYRCMVSTQSIRATLSARGFKNLASWQRGVDTDLFRPRGKDFLQIPRPIAAYVGRLAVEKNVEAFLQMRWQGSKIVIGDGPRRARLQSQFPEARFTGFRYGEDLAAHLAAADVMVFPSLTDTFGLVNLEAMACGVPVAAFPVPGPLDVVEDGRTGALDTDLARAAERALLIDPNACRARALSSTWETCTRQFESNLVCCQPGAPTPTLPSRSDSTNCQSKHRMRIEDDWHA; encoded by the coding sequence ATGATCGTGACCGACGCTTGGTTTCCCCAAACTAACGGAGTTGTGAATACCATCTCGCAGACCGCCGCATGGCTCCTTCGATTCGGGCACGACGTGCGCATTGTTTCGCCGGGCGAATATCGCACGTTGCCTTGCCCAACTTATCCGGAGATCCGCTTAGCTGTCGGCGCCCGGCGCGCACTCGGGCAGCGCTTCGAGGATTTCCAGCCAGAGGCTGTGCACATAGCGACTGAAGGCCCACTCGGGCTTGGAGCTCGCAGACACTGTCGACGGCGCGGACTGCGCTTCACCACCTCGTACCACACTCAGTTTCCCGAGTACTTGGCCTCGCGGGCGCCGATCCCGTTGCGGGCCTCCTACGCTGCGCAACGATGGTTCCACTCGGGTGGGTACAGGTGCATGGTAAGCACACAGAGCATTCGCGCAACGCTGTCTGCTCGGGGGTTCAAGAATCTTGCGAGCTGGCAGCGCGGCGTAGACACAGACCTGTTCAGGCCCCGGGGAAAGGACTTCCTGCAGATCCCGCGGCCGATCGCAGCATACGTTGGGCGCCTGGCGGTGGAGAAGAATGTCGAAGCGTTTCTGCAAATGCGATGGCAGGGTTCCAAGATCGTCATCGGCGACGGACCCCGGCGAGCACGTCTCCAATCGCAGTTTCCGGAGGCTCGTTTCACCGGCTTCCGCTACGGCGAGGATCTTGCGGCCCATCTCGCGGCCGCGGATGTGATGGTATTTCCGAGCCTCACGGACACTTTCGGTCTAGTCAACCTGGAGGCAATGGCCTGCGGAGTACCGGTGGCAGCTTTTCCGGTCCCGGGACCCCTCGATGTGGTAGAGGACGGACGGACGGGGGCACTTGATACCGATCTGGCCCGAGCTGCGGAGCGTGCTCTGCTCATCGATCCGAATGCATGTCGCGCGCGGGCGCTGTCATCGACATGGGAGACGTGCACGCGCCAGTTTGAAAGCAACCTCGTGTGCTGTCAGCCAGGCGCGCCGACACCAACGCTGCCTTCGCGGTCAGACTCGACCAACTGCCAGAGCAAACATCGAATGCGAATTGAGGACGACTGGCATGCATGA
- the asd gene encoding archaetidylserine decarboxylase (Phosphatidylserine decarboxylase is synthesized as a single chain precursor. Generation of the pyruvoyl active site from a Ser is coupled to cleavage of a Gly-Ser bond between the larger (beta) and smaller (alpha chains). It is an integral membrane protein.), which produces MTVRSVIVNFVQQEDVNFLLTNRLPRRWITLFVGWLSRLEQPLVCRACLAVWRLFADIDLSDAQNTRFRSLHECFTRELTPGARQVDHDSAVVVSPCDGIVGAMGPVCAGSAFQAKGFPYSLLDLLDDSELVARYLDGCFVTLRLTSGMYHRFHAPYDCRVEHVTYMSGDTWNVNPIALKRVENLFCRNERAVIRCRLAGSDHLITLVPVAAILVASIRLHCVDVPLNLKYRGPNRIPCDAWLRKGEEMGWFEHGSTVIAFAPPGVSICPGLTEGSVIRMGQPLLRLAPHHLECS; this is translated from the coding sequence ATGACGGTGCGCTCGGTCATTGTGAACTTTGTCCAGCAGGAGGACGTCAACTTCTTGCTCACCAACCGATTGCCGCGACGCTGGATCACCTTGTTCGTGGGCTGGCTGAGTCGTCTCGAGCAGCCTTTGGTCTGTCGGGCATGTCTTGCGGTCTGGCGTTTGTTCGCCGATATCGATCTGAGTGATGCACAAAACACCCGTTTCAGGAGCCTTCACGAATGTTTCACGCGCGAACTCACGCCCGGTGCGCGACAGGTGGATCACGATTCCGCCGTCGTCGTCAGCCCGTGCGACGGAATTGTGGGTGCCATGGGTCCGGTGTGCGCAGGATCGGCGTTCCAAGCCAAGGGCTTTCCGTACTCCCTCCTCGACCTGCTCGATGATTCGGAGCTGGTCGCCCGATACCTGGATGGCTGCTTTGTGACACTGCGCCTGACATCCGGCATGTATCACCGCTTTCATGCGCCATACGACTGTCGCGTGGAGCATGTTACGTATATGTCGGGCGACACATGGAACGTCAATCCGATCGCCCTCAAGCGGGTCGAAAATCTATTTTGCAGAAACGAGCGCGCGGTAATTCGCTGCCGCTTGGCAGGCTCCGACCATCTGATCACGCTGGTGCCAGTCGCGGCCATCTTGGTGGCGAGCATCCGGCTGCACTGCGTGGACGTACCGCTTAATCTGAAGTACCGCGGCCCGAACCGAATCCCTTGTGATGCATGGCTGCGTAAGGGCGAGGAAATGGGATGGTTCGAGCATGGTTCCACCGTCATCGCCTTCGCGCCGCCTGGCGTATCAATATGTCCAGGACTGACCGAAGGTAGCGTCATCCGCATGGGGCAGCCACTCCTCCGGCTCGCACCGCACCACCTGGAGTGCAGTTAG
- a CDS encoding aminotransferase class III-fold pyridoxal phosphate-dependent enzyme, with the protein MNIALLEYLGGAMLLIIVARGARQRLILSLAKQRSLAGHDRFSRLVARMMPRYDYDETIFFRADDASPDVEARRRAGFEQLVAQYTLRYPLAAALSRQIGGSISDLEFTARYRVPIPFSRLIRNNLQASVFVQSSCGATVTDIDSNQTYDVSGSYGVNLFGIDFYKDCIDFGIARARELGPVLGAYHPVVADNVARLREISGLDEVSFHMSGTEAVMQAVRLARYHTKRKYLVRFCGAYHGWSDDVQPGVGNPIGAQATFTLKDMASATLRVLRTRRDIACVLVNPVQAMHPNGPAPSDSLLIDSGRRAHFDRTGYAEWLAQLRRVCSERNIVLIFDEVFSGFRLSQGGAQEYFGVRADMVTYGKSVGGGLPVGVVCGRSHLMKRYREQRPADVCFARGTFNSHPYVMGAMNEFLRRLQSEPIQAIYRDLDGVWARRAGELNQRLAAAQLPVQIAHMSSIWTVIYQKPSRYNWMLQYYLRAEGLALSWVGTARLIFSLNYSDAEFAAVADRFVSAAEAMLRDAWWQGPTSLTDKAIRRHVLKELHQAWWATCSIGSSSSPRTSWSGARQ; encoded by the coding sequence GTGAACATAGCTTTGCTTGAGTATCTCGGCGGCGCCATGCTTCTGATCATTGTCGCGCGAGGGGCGCGGCAGCGCCTGATATTGTCGCTTGCGAAGCAGCGCTCGCTCGCCGGTCACGACCGATTCTCCCGTCTGGTGGCCAGGATGATGCCGCGTTACGACTACGACGAAACGATTTTCTTCCGCGCTGATGACGCGTCGCCGGACGTCGAGGCTCGGCGTCGCGCCGGGTTTGAGCAACTTGTCGCGCAGTACACGCTGCGCTATCCACTGGCCGCCGCACTGTCGCGTCAAATCGGTGGCTCCATCTCGGATTTGGAGTTCACGGCGCGCTATCGGGTACCCATCCCCTTTAGCAGATTGATTCGTAACAACTTGCAGGCCAGCGTCTTTGTGCAGTCCTCGTGCGGCGCTACCGTCACCGATATTGACAGCAATCAAACCTATGACGTGAGTGGCTCCTATGGAGTCAATCTCTTCGGAATCGATTTTTACAAGGATTGCATCGACTTCGGCATTGCGCGAGCGCGCGAACTCGGTCCCGTCCTCGGCGCCTACCATCCTGTCGTGGCCGACAATGTGGCGCGGCTGCGCGAAATCTCGGGTCTCGATGAGGTGTCCTTCCACATGTCGGGCACCGAAGCCGTGATGCAGGCGGTGAGACTGGCGCGTTACCACACGAAACGCAAGTACCTGGTCCGCTTTTGCGGGGCTTATCACGGTTGGTCGGACGATGTGCAGCCGGGTGTCGGAAATCCGATCGGGGCACAAGCCACGTTCACGTTGAAGGACATGGCCTCGGCGACGCTGCGGGTCTTGCGGACGCGCCGCGATATTGCCTGCGTGCTCGTCAACCCCGTTCAGGCGATGCATCCGAACGGACCTGCGCCGAGCGACTCCTTGCTTATCGACAGCGGTCGCCGCGCGCACTTCGACCGGACGGGCTACGCGGAATGGCTGGCTCAGCTGCGCCGCGTGTGTTCCGAACGGAACATTGTGCTCATCTTTGACGAGGTGTTCAGCGGCTTCCGGCTGTCCCAAGGCGGTGCACAGGAATATTTCGGCGTACGCGCCGACATGGTCACATACGGCAAGTCCGTGGGCGGCGGGCTCCCCGTCGGCGTGGTTTGCGGACGCAGCCACCTGATGAAGCGCTACCGCGAACAGCGACCTGCTGATGTTTGCTTCGCCCGCGGGACCTTCAATTCGCATCCCTATGTGATGGGTGCCATGAATGAATTTCTGAGGCGTCTCCAGAGCGAGCCAATCCAGGCGATTTACCGCGATCTCGATGGAGTGTGGGCCAGGCGTGCCGGCGAGCTCAACCAGCGGCTGGCCGCAGCGCAGCTGCCGGTTCAGATAGCGCACATGTCGTCGATCTGGACAGTCATCTATCAGAAACCTTCGCGCTACAACTGGATGCTGCAGTATTACCTGCGCGCAGAAGGTTTGGCATTGAGCTGGGTCGGCACCGCGCGACTCATCTTCAGTCTCAACTACAGCGACGCCGAATTCGCAGCCGTGGCAGACCGTTTCGTCTCGGCCGCCGAGGCGATGCTGCGCGACGCCTGGTGGCAGGGCCCTACGTCGCTGACCGATAAAGCTATCCGACGGCATGTTCTCAAAGAGCTGCATCAGGCCTGGTGGGCGACATGCTCCATCGGGTCGAGCAGCTCACCGCGCACCAGTTGGAGTGGAGCACGCCAGTAA
- a CDS encoding DUF962 domain-containing protein produces MQRFLAELKRQRWDDHRYYHHSRINQTLHLVSALSFIAVYVLVFTNPVAAALIGWFFAMVTRQVGHFFFEPKGYDEVNSATHELKEHIKVGYNLKRKMVLLSLWALSPVLLWAQPTLFGIFPTSTDNSDLLRHLCQLWLALGVAALVFRTVQLFIQQSVLVGMAWFTKILTDPFHDIKLYWRAPLQLVRGELLDPMEHVAHQA; encoded by the coding sequence ATGCAGCGATTCCTAGCTGAACTCAAGCGGCAACGGTGGGACGATCACCGCTACTACCATCACTCCCGCATTAACCAGACGCTCCATCTGGTGAGTGCGCTCAGCTTCATCGCGGTGTACGTACTAGTGTTCACCAACCCTGTCGCCGCGGCGTTGATCGGGTGGTTCTTTGCGATGGTCACGCGGCAGGTGGGCCACTTCTTCTTCGAGCCCAAGGGATACGACGAGGTCAATAGCGCTACCCACGAACTGAAGGAACACATTAAGGTCGGCTATAACCTGAAGCGCAAGATGGTTTTGTTGTCGCTCTGGGCCCTCTCGCCGGTCTTACTATGGGCCCAGCCCACGCTGTTCGGCATCTTTCCCACTTCCACCGACAACTCTGACCTGCTGCGCCATCTTTGCCAGTTGTGGCTAGCCCTTGGGGTCGCAGCGCTGGTGTTCCGAACGGTGCAGCTCTTTATCCAGCAGAGCGTCCTTGTTGGGATGGCGTGGTTCACGAAGATCCTGACTGACCCGTTCCACGACATCAAACTTTACTGGCGTGCTCCACTCCAACTGGTGCGCGGTGAGCTGCTCGACCCGATGGAGCATGTCGCCCACCAGGCCTGA